The Watersipora subatra chromosome 1, tzWatSuba1.1, whole genome shotgun sequence genome has a window encoding:
- the LOC137385356 gene encoding uncharacterized protein: MHELLYLERVKDKKREKKRGEERRREERRREEKRGEEKRREEKRGEEKRREEKRGEERRREEKRGEERRREEKRGEERRREEKRREEKRGEEKRREERRREEKRGEERRREEKREERRREEKRGEERRREEKRGEERRREEKRGEERRREEKRGEERRREEKRGEERRREEKRGEERRREEKRGEERRREEKRGEERRREEKRGEERRREEKRGEERRREEKRGEERRREEKRGEERRREEKRGEERRREEKREQTLRQIRECHYTSNGYIHVYQIDLISKLVS; this comes from the exons ATGCATGAGCTATTATACCTGGAGAGAGT AAAAGATAAGaaaagagagaagaagagaggaGAAGAGAGGAGAAGAGAAGAGAGGAGAAGAGAGGAGAAGAGAGGAGAAGAGAAGAGAAGAGAGGAGAAGAGAGGAGAGGAGAAGAGAAGAGAGGAGAAGAGAGGAGAAGAGAGGAGAAGAGAGGAGAAGAGAGGAGAAGAGAGGAGAAGAGAGGAGAAGAGAGGAGAAGAGAGGAGAAGAGAGGAGAAGAGAAGAGAGGAGAAGAGAGGAGAAGAGAAGAGAAGAGAAGAGAGGAGAAGAGAGGAGAAGAGAGGAGAAGAGAGGAGAAGAGAGgagaagagagaagagaggAGAAGAGAGGAGAAGAGAGGAGAAGAGAGGAGAAGAGAGGAGAAGAGAGGAGAAGAGAGGAGAAGAGAGGAGAAGAGAGGAGAAGAGAGGAGAAGAGAGGAGAAGAGAGGAGAAGAGAGGAGAAGAGAGGAGAAGAGAGGAGAAGAGAGGAGAAGAGAGGAGAAGAGAGGAGAAGAGAGGAGAAGAGAGGAGAAGAGAGGAGAAGAGAGGAGAAGAGAGGAGAAGAGAGGAGAAGAGAGGAGAAGAGAGGAGAAGAGAGGAGAAGAGAGGAGAAGAGAGGAGAAGAGAGGAGAAGAGAGGAGAAGAGAGGAGAAGAGAGGAGAAGAGAGGAGAAGAGAGGAGAAGAGAGGAGAAGAGAGGAGAAGAGAGGAGAAGAGAGGAGAAGAGAGGAGAAGAGAGGAGAAGAGAGAGCAAACACTTAGGCAGATAAGAGAGTGTCATTACACAAGCAAtggctacatacatgtatatcagatTGATCTAATATCAAAGCTTGTGTCGTAA